Genomic segment of Primulina tabacum isolate GXHZ01 chromosome 11, ASM2559414v2, whole genome shotgun sequence:
ggtctgccgcaatctcagttctgaactcaagactatctctgtaaatctgaaacgacatgtcgagaatcataatatcaatattctattctcagttcaacactgaatctgattaatctggatttaatccaATTCATGACAGAAcgacacaatctcagtatccccgtcactaccatatcaacagacatcaattacaaatcataactcatatccgatatagtctgtaactcattcataatctaaatctgtccgatttcaaatcaatataatcagaaaatcataacaattccataatcagtctgtttctcaatctgacttcgattctatgatgtctaacatgtcaagaacatcatatatgaatcctattcaattctgacaatgacataatttcaaagcatgtcaaaacgtagcaaaacttacgtcaagttgtagcctacgttgataggattgcagtactgaagtcagattacaattcggacggacggattgaagtataaaggcgtaaggatttttcactctttcaCAGAAACCTTTTCTCGATTCCTTATGCTGGTTTTTGAAGAATATAGCAagatatacgtatatatatatatcaagttgctcggttaatgatacgtgtctatttttcatgaattttggtcggcgctcgggcggtgctaaactaccgctcgggcgcggcattctcTGTCCATGCGCTTGTTTattatgcactggcgctcgggcggtcacaaaataccgctcgggcgccgcatcctctgcccaaaacatgctcctgttgaacattggcgctcgggcggttattttctaccgcttgggcgccaatagttctgtctaaaaattgcacccttcatatgctttggtcaatctggtctcgtaatatcccgtctataattatatcaattcataatcaataatctcatattaaccgaatcaaaatctcgggcattacacttagcataaaaagtaatatttttttcatggatgacccaaataagatattcgtctcacaaatacgactcgtgagatcgtctcacataagtttttgtcataatTAATATAGTATTtggttttatataatattttgtttgctATGATAACTcatcattttattattttaataattaaaaaaatattaataatattatttattgaaggtaatattgtaatttaaatttaattatttgattgatgtaagataaaaaaaattagtaaaatgataaataatatgattaaataaacatgagATATTAAATAAAGTGAAACTTCAAACTATGCCTCATAGTCTAAACATGCACGTATTTGCAAGATAACGACCAAAATTGTGGTCTAGACTCTAAACATGATTAATTGTTAACAAGTGTGTTCTAAACATTTggatatcaaattattttttcttattttaagcGGACATAATCTTTTTTGTATTTTCCTAGAAACAATCAACGGGGTCGtcatctgttcttcaatctcctAATCATGTTCACGATTGGAATATGGATTTTTTTGTTTAGATTGTACTAGAAATCTAAACCATATTTGTGTTGGGAATTGATCACCGGAAGACGACGATCCTATGGTAGCGACGAGGCATGGTTGTGGTAGATGGTGGTCGAGACTTGCTTGTTGATTCTTAAACAATTCATTGCTGAAACTTGCTTGTTCCACCAATCAACATTGGTCCAGATATCCTTTTTGAGTCTCAAATCAAACTTGGACGACATTTTGATTTTTGGTTGTCCAATCATAAGTTCAAGATTTACTTTTGATTCTGAATCAAAATCTCCTATCAATATGGCCGATTTTCTTTTTGCGAAGAAGAGAGGAAATAAATATTAAAGATTAGATCTCTTCatgaaatttgttttgtttGCTATCAACTATTGATAatctatttattattttttaattaatgaatatgatatcatgaatatttatttgtcgTGTGTTTTATTCGTATCAAAATCTCTATGTATATCTTCAccaatttttgaataaaatacTACACGATACGatagttaattaattatcaactcAAGTACTTCAGAACATATGAGTGTTCCTTGATAATTTTGACTTAATAGTCAAAGACTACTAAGTATTATCtatttagtaaattttaaatttagtaattaattaattgtggCTTTATTATAATCTCGATCGAGGATCAGATAATATCGATATGGCgagaatacaaatcttgttcatataataataaaaaaatttcgaaGGACAAAATATatctattttataaattttttatctaaATCTGATAATTTCACTCTCATCACTCCATTAGCAGTTAAACAACttttaataatgaaatataCTCATAAACTCAATTATAAGCAATATATTTTATCCCATCAAACTAAAGTGACTAACCAGCCGACGCCGGACCACCGACCGTCGCCGCCGACCGATAACTTCCGGCCGGCCGGCAGCCGTCGACGTCATTGACTGCTGGCCGCACCGACGTTGCCGGAACGTCGCCGTCGCCGCCGTCGGATCGCCGCCGTCGCCGGACCGCCGCCGTCGCCGCCGAACCACCGCCGTCGTCGCCGGagtggaagaagaaaaaaaaaaagaaaggacaaattttgtcatttcatcaaaaaattcaaaattatcctacacttaaaaatcatatcaaacataaCACCATATATTACATTCTTACaacaatcattttctttatcatttacttactaatcattaatttattttatcctTCGGACCAAACgcagcctaaattaaaattggtcCAAATTATAATCCTTCTCAAAAAGTGGTGGAAAAACCAATGCAACTCCAAAGCCTAAGACACAATCTGAAGGTGGGTGTTCACGCTGTGGGAACCCTAAACACACTCAAGAAACCTGCTTTAAATTGCATCGGGTTCGAGTGGTGGCACGATCTCAAGGCACAAAATAAAAATGCACGAGGTGCCAATAGCAAATCTAGACAAGCTGCTTTAGTGAATGTAGAACCATTACTATCTTTTACGCCGGTGGTGGAACCATCAGATGAGCCAAACTCTCAAAACAGTAAAGGTAATCGTGGTTTTGCATTTTTCGGATCAGGACTAGATAATTTCAGTCGCTGGATAATCGACTCAAATGGTGTATATCACATGAATTTTGACGCGCGCCAATGACTTTGTCAAGACTACCCAACCAAGACGAACTGGTGTTTCTAATGCCAATGGGGTCACATACCTACAGGAACCGGAATTGTTTCTCTATCTCCCTCTCTATCTTTGTCCAATACTTTACTTGTCCTATAATTTTCTATCAAACTACTGCTTGTTGCCCAAGTTATAGAAGAAATAAAATTGTTGTGCATTAATTTATCCTGATTTTTGTCTCTTTCAAGATATTCTCACACGGGAGATCATTGGGCGTGGTACTAATAAGGGGTTGTACGACATTGATGAATTTAACCCAGGGAGAGCTAATAACATGCACCGCCCAAACAGGAAAGACAGATTTGGCTTTGGCATCGTCATTTATGACATCCATCTTTCGGCTATTGAAGAACTTGTTTCCATGTTTGTTTTCTACTTTACATGAGTCAAAATTTAAATGTAAAACTTGcatttagtaaaaaaaaaaaaacattatgtTTCTTTCttaataaatttgaataaaagtgATTTCCATTTGCTCTAATCTATTCTGATGTTTGGGACCCTCCCCAATTATTACTTCGACTGGGAACCGTTGGtttgtgatttttattaatGATTGTACCCAAAAGACATGGGTATACTGGCTAAAACACAAATATGAGGTGTTTGATGTGTTTAAGTCCTTTCATATAATGATCAAGACTCAATTTCAAGCAGAACTCATTCGTTCTGATAACGATAGAGAGTATATTAATCAAGAATTTCAAGTTTATATATTTTAGCTAGATTCATGGTCttctttaaaatatgcatgtctCTATAGTCTCTtcttatatatttgtatatgtgatttatatgtaaaaatatatatatgcaaaaaaTGAAGAATATTATCTAACTTGGATTTGTATAGATCCGTATCTCGAGCCTTTAAAACGAACAtgtatataattataaccaATAATCGCGAGAACATAGCCATTGGAGTTGAATTCGAATTCGAAGTGGTGGATATTACTTTATATTGTCATATCTTTTGGTATGATGACAAAATCAAATGGAGTATGGGACTATACCaactaaaattaatataattatttgagtATGTTTTTCGTACGACATTCTTACAGATCTATTTTCGAAATACATGTCAActaaattcatatttaaaatgaaaagTACCACTTTTGATATAAAATGTAATACATTTTTATGAATCTGGTTGAGATGAATAAAAAACAATGTCTCACCCCACCTTCATATCAAACAACTAAACAATACCTAAATACATAACAAAGGAATATAGCCCAATGATTTCTATTTTAACCAGGGATCTCATTGATCACTAATCTACCTAAATGATCAATTAAGCTAGCCAGAGGCGGAGCTGGTATGAAGTTTTAGTATTAGTTTTGGGTAAatgaattttatgaaaaatacataatataggaatttatttatttaccaTTACGTTTTGAAAACATTTGCATAAATTGTTTAGAAGGACAAATTTGATTAGGGATGAAATTTATTGCTTCAATTTGTGTTTTTCTTATGGTATGATTTGTTATcattattataaattataatttcatttttcattttcattttcttatATCGATATGGTACGTTTAGGACGAGTTCTTGATTTCGAAACTCGATAATAAACCATCCGGACTCGAACAAAATATTTGAGGATAGGAAGTTATCATTATTAAAGTACAAATGAAAGACCCATTGATGCAGATTCCGAGTCGGCTGGATATATATTGTAGACGTTCAATTGGGGGACTAATTTGGGACTAACCAGGGTTTGCATTATTATTGTCGCGGGTTATCAAGCCTAAAGCCCTCTTTCTTCGTTTCTTCTTCCCCCTCTCTCTTGCCACAAAAACGTTTgattaaaaagtaaaaaaaaaaaaaaaaaagaggataATTGCACTGTACCTCGTACCATGCCCCCTAGCATGGCGACAGAAGATTCCAACAACGATTCGCGAGCAGAAGAACTCAAAGCCCTAGCCAACGAAGCGTTCAAAGGTAATCTGTCAATCTGACCAATCATCTACCCATATTCTAGGATCTTATCTAAGAATACTTGTGACTTGATGTGAGTTTTATTATTACAGTTGATATTCGGTGACAGctgtttttatttgtttttattttccaGCGCGCAAGTATTCTCAGgctattgatttatatactcAAGCAATAGAAGTTAATACCGATAATGCGGTATACTGGGCTAATCGTGCGTTTGCGCACACCAAATTGGAAGAATATGGAAGTGCCATACTGGACGCTACGAAAGCTATTGAAATTGACTCCAGATATTCCAAGGCGAGTTttcggtttcttttggttttctTCTTTGAAATCGATAcgtgtattttttttttgagaatatATTTGTAAAAGTTGTCGGTTATTCTTTTTTAATACAGGGGTATTACAGACGGGGTGCAGCATATTTGGCGATGGGAAAGTTTAAAGAAGCTCTCAAGGATTTTCAACAAGTGCGACTGTTTATTGTGTTTGTCATTTTGTCTGCACTTCCTGAAGTTATATTGTTTAGGTTTAGCGAGAAGATATCATTTCGCCAGGTTTCTTGCGAATGATTAAAAGCATGTGCTTTTGTAACTTTTTTATATTACCTTCGATGGAATTAGAGGGAAGTGTGATTTAGAAGATCAGAGTTGCATACTTGCGCTTGAATTAGCTAAACAATTGGGCACCATTGATGGAAACTATTCAAAAGTATTATACGTGATTGAACCTGCATATCGAGGACAAGTTATTCATGTTATAACAAAGGAAAGTGTTTGGTTTTTTGCTGCATAAGGATAGAGGAAGGTACCATGATGGATAAACTAAATATAACGCATATTTTGTGTCAATACAAATTCAATTTGACAGATGTAGCATCTTAGAATATGCTGATGAGGCTCTACACTTTAGTGGTCGATCAAATATAATGTATGCTGTTTGCTTTATGCGAGCAGCGGAGACATTGCTGTGTAATACATGATATGCCCTACTTTAGGAGAGAAACCCGCCAAGTATGAGTTGGTAATCTGCAAAGAGGATGCTGCTTAGGTTCTGATACTGCTTCTCATACatacttgatttttttttaagttttcaTTCCTTCAACTTTTGCACATAATGAGATGTTAATTGCTATGATTTGCTTGTTGAAACTTTACGTCATACTAATATAGGTGAAAAAGATTTGTCCAAATGACCCTGATGCTACCAAGAAATTGAAGGAATGTGAGAAAGCAGTTATGAAGCTAAAATTTGAAGATGCAATTTCTGTCCCTGAATCTGAAAGACATTCTGTAGCTGATTCTATTGATTATAATGCTATAGGTATGCAATAATGTCATCACTGCCACCTAAAATTCTTCGTCGCCTCTTTCGTTGTTTGTATGATTGTTTGTTTCCACTCTTATCTGGTCTACTAGACTACTACCAACATCTGTACCCGAACATTGTTCATTGTTGTTACACTCCTCTTAGGACAGTTGACTAGCTGGGGGTTTGAGTCTAAAGTTTTAGGTGGTGGCAATTGGCAAGGTGTTCGGATGTGATTTCTTATATGCGCATTATGAGAATGGTTAATCCGAGTTTTCTTAGAGACTGTTGCAatgtattatgatttatgaaagtAGAGAATATTTTAAACTTGCAAATTCAGAGATGAGAAAGCTTGTTTCCGAAGCCCATCAAAACACAGGTTTAATGTTAGACTTGTAATTCTAGTCTTTTACCCTCTCTATTTGAGGGATATTGGCAATGGAAACATTTCACTTACAGCTTCGAAATCTCAGATCTatcaattaagcaatatttattTTGAGATCTACCTTTTGAGAAGTTTTTCTGCTGCTTAGAAGCTAATTATTCACGAATTTCTTTGTACTTGATGGCAATGTGTAAATCAAGTGGTATTTGGTGTTTctaggtaaaaaaaaatttttttataaaaaaattagcaATAAACCCCACCCTTTTCACCCATTTAATAATAAACCTTATACAAATATGACCAAAATATTCTCCAGTTCTCATGACTTCCTTTGATATGTATGATtcacattttattattttgtggGAGTTGAACCTTTAATTATTAAgcttattatattttacttttttcacttttttaagaattatcatttttcagaaatattttttcaaaaaataagttTTAATTATGGACTAAAGtgggaattattaaaatttaatctaAAAGTTTTAGTCTAAAATTGAACTAAAGTTTTTAATGATTCAAATAtaaattcatattttgttattgATAAAGTGTAATGGGCTATTGACCATTATCATGAATTTATTCGATGCTGACAAAGgcacacaaatttttttcctcgatttatgatcattttgataaaataaaaggGTAATCACTAAACTTTAAAGATATTTTGTTATATAAAGAAAATAACAAATGGATCAAACCGTAATAgaagtattttttaaaaaacgaaAATTGTAATTTGGTGATTAAGTgtcaaatataattaattcagGGAAACCTTATACTTAGTCATGTTAATGAGTATGTAATTGTGGATGTCCGTAACTTTTACGCTCACTAGTATATTACTATTTTATCATTATAGGGGATAGGCCAGGATCATCTTTTGTTTACCTGAAAGCTACTTCTGTAGCAGCGGCAGTCGCTGTAGTGGCAGTAATGGCGGTATATATGGGGGCTAAAGCAGCCATAGCAGTGGCAGCGAGAGCTGTGGTGATGATATTGGTGGTCTGGGTAACATTTTGGCATGGTCGCGGCAACGAAGGTGTCTTTACCAAGGGTCAAACATTTGACTTGGGTAGAACTTTTAAGATAAAATCAATTAATGAGATATAAAGAAACTTACGATCTTCTTAATTGGAAAACTTAACCTTTTAATTGTGGATAAAATATAAGTTCTAGGTCAGTCTGCATTCGAAAATTAGTTTAACACAGCTAAATATTATAATCTCTTTGACGTTGCTGTCATTGCATTTCTTGACCCAAGGAACTTTTAGTTGTTGGAGATTAGGGATCAGTTGTTCTCAATGGTGTCTGGTCTAACTTTACTGATTGATTAAGTGAAGAGAATTGCTGTCAAATAGTTGGAATAATCGTCTGTTCTCAAGTAAGGTTTCAAATTTTCACCAGTTTATCAGCTGCAAAGTTCTAATCAGAAGGGAatgtttgaaaaataatttcttgTAATTTTTAGATATAGAATGTATTATCTGATGACTGATGCTGCTTCTTTTTTCTCTCGTTTTCTTgccaagtttaaatttttttgtctgCCTGGCTAAGTTTCTTAGTCGTATAGTGAATTGGGTGGGTTGGGTGGTTCATTGAACCAAACATAATCTAAAGTAGTATCCTTAGTGGAACCAAACACGAGTCTTACAAACTTTATTTCAGACCCCTTATTCTGAAAAAAATGCGACAACTTGTTAATGCCAGATATTTTGGTTTAGAAGCATAAATTATGAGAAAAGACTTGGTGTGGAATCGGTGATGCCTGGGTTATATTGGACATTTGAACAATGTAGGGTGACGGCTTGCAAACTGATCTGATGACCCTGGACGTTGTAATCTTTGGAATTGCTGATGGTTTTGAATCTTAATGAAGTAGTTTGAAGTTGAATCTGGAACTATTCTGAAATCAAACTAGGTTAGATGCTGGAAATCAAAGAAAATAGCTGGAAAATAGAATTTGTTCCTGGATTGGACAATTGGACCAAGAACCTTGTGGACCATCCACATGATTTGTCTTCCACATGATTTGTTTATATCTTACTCTCTCAAGAAAAACATCAATAAAGATGTATTCAATCATAACTGGAtgttgttttctcatttctgtACGAGACTTTTGAGAACAACAAAAGTAACAGTCATGTTACGTTCGATGAAAGCACACGTTCATAGCATGCACAACCAATTTTGACTAGCTCTGCCATCTCATCCTTCAAGAAACCCAATTTAATTATCCAGGTCACGGCTCTAGAAATGAAAAGGCGTTATTGAAACCTAGCTCATTCTGAATGGCcatttaaattcatgataatggTACCACTCTACCACACATGAGAGTTTTTTAGGCAGAAATTGGataatttgaattaattaataactcttTGTCATTTAATTACCAACCTGTCTATTTTTTAACTaattccccccccccccccctttcGCATTAATATTGTTTGATAATTaatcttatattaatttttcCTGGTActattttggaaattttttatattaccTTTTTCCCTTTCCCTAAATCCCTTCAAGTGACTTGAATCCATAAATTTATGATCTGGTTTTAAGATGCTTACCAACAGGCTTAACATTCCCATTTAATTCTTGATGTTATTTGTATAGAATTATTCGCAAAGAACGCCAACTTGCTAGAATGTCTTATGAATATTTTCTGCTTCATGCTCTATATTCcttgaaaaatttataaacCTGAAAAATTAACAATGATTGTGTTTTCTGTTCTTAGACGTGGAACCTCAATATACTGGTGCTAGAATAGAAGGAGATGTTGTGACTTTGGACTTTGTGAAGAAAATGATGGATGATTTCAAGAACCAGAAGTGCTTACACAAAAGGTATACCATTATTATACTTGCTACTTTGACTGTCATATGTTgtgacaaattttaaaaaaaactctaTATTTTGGAAGGTCAAGTCGTCTATTTCTACCTTTGTAAAACGATATTTTATAGAAGAAGCTAGTttttagatatgatttttagTTTCCATTATATTACAGATATGCCTTCCAGATTGTGCTACAATTAAGAGAAAAGCTTCTGGCATTGCCATCTCTTGTTGATATCAATGTTCCTGATGGTAAACATTTCACTGTATGTGGTGATGTACATGGCCAGGTAATTCCTCTTCAgtctttaattttcttggaacagtCTTGTTATTGTCAGCTTTACCTTATTTCGTGAGCCTCAGTTAACATGATAATTTTCTAAAATGCATTTACGACAATTGTTTCCTTGGTATGTGTAAACATTATTTCCTGAGGACCTGTACTCTTTTACTTGGCGGTAACAACCTTTCTTGGTATATTCTGGTCGAAACTATTTTATGCAAAAGTATGTTAAGAAGCTTGCAGCACATTGCTGGGTATAGTGGGTTTATTGAGATACGTAATTACTAATTAACTTTCCAATTCTCTTTAATGTTTGGAGGGTGTAATTCAAAAAGCATGTTTTGCATGTGAAGATCTGTTATATATAGTATGCAGTATGCTTTTAACTCGTGCTCTAGCCTCCAATGATGGGCTTAACTCTGAAAATGTTTTGAAATCAGTTTAAGATATTCTCTTGTTTGTTATCAattatgtttttattggttGCTGTGGGGTTTGGATTTCAGCTGACTGGCATCTCTTTTGGTTTATGATGTGCTACAACCACACAAAAgttttgtttgatatttttgtttttaaaaagttgtgtgtatatatatatatatgtgtgtgtgtgtatgtttgTTATTGATTGATGACTCATATTTGGTGATTGCAGTTTTACGATTTGATGAATATATTTGAGCTCAATGGGCTTCCATCAGAGGAtaatccgtatctgttcaatgGAGACTTTGTAGATAGGGGTTCATTTTCTGTTGAAGTGATACTCACACTATTTGCCTTCAAATGCATGTCGCCATCAGGTATCCTCCCTATGTTCTTGAATTCTTGGATTTGTTGCACCATACAGTCTATACCTCAGTCATTGTTAGGGGTATGAACAGACTGAACTATTTATCTATTTTCTTAAAATTGATATACTCTCAAAGAATTACTGCTTGTAGGATTGGATCTAATAGTATTTTTTCCGCAATGGTTTCAGCTATGTACCTTTCTCGAGGGAACCATGAAAGCAAGAGCATGAACAAAATATATGGTTTTGAGGGCGAGGTCAAGTCAAAATTGAGTGATAAGTTTGTGGAACTATTTGCTGAAGTGTTTTGTTGTTTACCTCTGGCTCATGTCATAAATAAGAAAGTTTTTGTGGTCCACGGAGGACTTTTCAGCGTTGATGGTGTTAAGCTCTCTGAAATTGGAGCAATCGATCGATTTTGTGAGCCTCCTGAAGAAGGTAAGCAAAAAATGTGGCGGTATAATTATTTGATGCTTTCATTTGACACTTCTAATCGACGCTCTTAAAAAAATTGACCGCTTTGACTGAAGCTTACTTATATGAACTCTAGTATTATTGTTTACCTTAGACACACATTTACCTATTAATGGGTTTGGAGGTGTTCGTTATATGCTTATGTCTCTTGAAATATCTTTTGACAGTGGCTTATTGTTCTGAGTTAGTATTCCCAAAATTCTGGATGACTGTTCCCCATCCctctttcttttctttagaAAGACTTCAAGTAGGATCCTAGGATATTAGACACGTATTATGAGGGGACCGAAATCAGGATTGGGAGTGAATAAAGGAAATTTACTTGAGTGAGTGAGGAAATTGTGCTGATTGAAGAGTTTTGTTCATTTGTGAGGGTATGTATGAACATTCTTTACTCAGTTAGAGGTATTGCAACTACCTTTTGCTTTATGAAATCTCTATTTAGAGAGATCTCATGGATGGTTTTTTGAACCTTCATTTTAAGGGAACCAAAAATATAGTTTCTGAATTTTAAAGTTTGGGTTTATCTGCTAACCCAATTAAAGGCTCTAGAAAGGTGGTTTCACCCACGGCCACTTCCGGCCCTTGTATGAAAGTTGATATTTTTTTGACACAATTTCTAGTATAATAATCTGTATTACAACCTAAGTTTCTTTTCCTTTACATTGTGCTGTGGTAGTTGAAGCCTGATTGTACCTGCTCTTCCTTTCTTGTTAAGTAGATCCTAGGTTATGAAGTTGCAGTAACACTGCATTTAATTCCACAGTTGTATATGCATAGGGAAGGGCATCTAGAGTAAGGTTTTAGTGTTGATGACATCTGAAGGAACTATTTCATTGTCACTGCTTTGCCATCTAAATTTTAGATAAGAATTGAATGCCTTTTATGATTTTGTAAATGATATATGGGGTTGCTTCTATCATCCTAGTTCTTATGCTTTTCCGCTTAGTTGAAGGTATATCTTGTTACTCTTCCTAAAGATGATTGCTTCTGCAGTTAGGTTGATATATCATAAGCTGAGTTTCTTAAACAATTAGTAATCACTGTAGCATGTTAGTGATGCGTTATCTGCTGTGTTATGGCAAACATCATGCATTTTTTTCTACGTTATTCAGGGTTGATGTGTGAATTGTTATGGAGTGATCCACAACCTCAACTCGGGAGGGGACCCAGCAAGCGTGGAGTTGGACTTTCATTTGGGCCCGATGTTACAAAAAGATTTTTGCAGGACAATAACCTAGGTTGTTTTCCATGGATTTTATTAAAGTCCACGGCATTATCTATGCACTTTATATGTCGACAGACTAAACATCTTCACCTCAACCTAATGCTTTACAGATTTAGTAGTGCGGTCGCATGAAGTTAAGGATGAAGGTTATGAGATCGAGCATGATGGTAAACTTATCACCGTGTTCTCAGCTCCAAATTACTGTGATCAGGTAATCTTGTCTCAATTCATCTTACACCTTATGATTGTCTTAAGCCTTTTTATGCAACTATGCCATTCCGCAAACATGTTGCTTTTGAATGTTTGGATAGTCTGTTTTCCGAATTCTGACTTTATCTGATAGCCAAATTCTGGTTAATGTTTTATCTGCTTGTTTCAGATGGGAAACAAGGGCGCCTTCATTCGTTTTGAAGCTCCTGATCTGAAACCAAATATCGTCTCCTTTTCAGCTGTGGTTAGTAGCTTCCCTCCTGCACAATGTCCCCAACCACAGACCACAaaattagaaaatgaaattttatttcaCTA
This window contains:
- the LOC142518253 gene encoding serine/threonine-protein phosphatase 5-like isoform X2, which gives rise to MPPSMATEDSNNDSRAEELKALANEAFKARKYSQAIDLYTQAIEVNTDNAVYWANRAFAHTKLEEYGSAILDATKAIEIDSRYSKGYYRRGAAYLAMGKFKEALKDFQQVKKICPNDPDATKKLKECEKAVMKLKFEDAISVPESERHSVADSIDYNAIDVEPQYTGARIEGDVVTLDFVKKMMDDFKNQKCLHKRYAFQIVLQLREKLLALPSLVDINVPDGKHFTVCGDVHGQFYDLMNIFELNGLPSEDNPYLFNGDFVDRGSFSVEVILTLFAFKCMSPSAMYLSRGNHESKSMNKIYGFEGEVKSKLSDKFVELFAEVFCCLPLAHVINKKVFVVHGGLFSVDGVKLSEIGAIDRFCEPPEEGLMCELLWSDPQPQLGRGPSKRGVGLSFGPDVTKRFLQDNNLDLVVRSHEVKDEGYEIEHDGKLITVFSAPNYCDQMGNKGAFIRFEAPDLKPNIVSFSAVPHPDVKPMAYANNFLRMFS
- the LOC142518253 gene encoding serine/threonine-protein phosphatase 5-like isoform X1, with the protein product MPPSMATEDSNNDSRAEELKALANEAFKARKYSQAIDLYTQAIEVNTDNAVYWANRAFAHTKLEEYGSAILDATKAIEIDSRYSKGYYRRGAAYLAMGKFKEALKDFQQVKKICPNDPDATKKLKECEKAVMKLKFEDAISVPESERHSVADSIDYNAIGDRPGSSFVYLKATSVAAAVAVVAVMAVYMGAKAAIAVAARAVVMILVVWVTFWHGRGNEGVFTKGQTFDLDVEPQYTGARIEGDVVTLDFVKKMMDDFKNQKCLHKRYAFQIVLQLREKLLALPSLVDINVPDGKHFTVCGDVHGQFYDLMNIFELNGLPSEDNPYLFNGDFVDRGSFSVEVILTLFAFKCMSPSAMYLSRGNHESKSMNKIYGFEGEVKSKLSDKFVELFAEVFCCLPLAHVINKKVFVVHGGLFSVDGVKLSEIGAIDRFCEPPEEGLMCELLWSDPQPQLGRGPSKRGVGLSFGPDVTKRFLQDNNLDLVVRSHEVKDEGYEIEHDGKLITVFSAPNYCDQMGNKGAFIRFEAPDLKPNIVSFSAVPHPDVKPMAYANNFLRMFS